Part of the Nicotiana tabacum cultivar K326 chromosome 20, ASM71507v2, whole genome shotgun sequence genome, ATTAAAGCCACCTATTCATGGAATCAATAAAGAACTGAATATTACCAATATGGATAATTATGGAGCGGTAATTACTTCTTCATCCTTAATTAATTAGAAGTATTAGGTTCGAGCCATGGGTATTGAATCGTTTTAGTTAGGCAACGCtttagtttttattgtggaactTTCCGGTGTTTATTCGAATTTAGTCGTACCTCAATGCGGGACCCCGAACACTATATAAGAAATCGAAAAAAATGTAAAACTAATATTTGTACCAAAAAAATTAAGTTTTCTGTATTCTTGTATAAAGATGGTAACGTAACTAACCTGTTATCATACTACTATTATAAGTTAAAATTCACTACTAATGTATAAATGTTTACACTGCAGTGTCTATaacttaaattcaaaaagaaaaacaaaacgtGTGACACGTTTGCAACTCCATGTCCGCAATTGATGGAATAAAGTAGGAATAAATCAAAGTAAAGAAGAAAGGtgttaaaaaaaacaagaagggATTGTTTATAGTGTCAATCtagtactttccaatcattcgACTCCAccatttgtgatttttttttagcAATTTACATTACTTGTCTGTTTTACACTTTTAGAATTCGAAACTAAATCAAGATAATTGAGTTAATAATGACATTTTTGTGTAAAGATGAAAgcaaaatttgaaatatattgAAAGTATGAGGTATCACGCCTACATTAAACAACCACTAAGGGGTCCTTTGGTACAAGGATAATGTAAAAATTTAATATCATCTTAATAttctgtttggttagcaaatcaGGTATAGGTTATCCCAGTGTTAACTCTAACACtgagataacttataccttatagaaggtggGGTAATTAGATATGGtatcagaggcggatctaggatttttaTAACATCGGTGCAACactaaaaaaatgaataaaataaatattaagtgTGAATCAATTCCAATTCCTCTAGGTAAATAACCTAGCATTCAACCAAGTGCATCATTTAACATTTTTGGAGCATGAGTGCCAGCAAGTAATATTTTATTAGTTctaaaaaatatgtacataaaatacctaATTTAGCGGAAAgaccatgggttcacgtgccccatTGACTGGGCTATAGATCCGCCCCTGACATGTATAACTTATACATTCTTGTTAGAAATTATGCAAGtatcattcttaatacaacatactaaacaatgaataaacaacaatctcagcataacttatcccaatataATTTATACCGATATAAATtgtattccaaccaaacgacccctaagaggTGTGGTGGTGAAATGAATAAGATTTCTTGTTGCTAATCACTAATTAGATATATCAAATTTaatggtaaaaatagcacggtatagccaatttttggactggtcattcaaaaatagccagcgtttaccaagtcaatgaaaaatagttactattttgctgcaacagaaatcgatctagcataatatactggaattcggTGCACCTGGTGTgaactctagcatattatgctggaccggtatattttgttggctctagtataatatactggagactggagcaccggtgctccaaactccagtatattatgctggaccggtatacttgttggaactccagtatattatgctggagttccagcatacttatcctggaactccagtataatatgttggagttcaagtatacttatactggaactccggcataatatactggcgtatttttcggattttgaaagtattttcactcagatttatctttacataaaaagtggctaaatttcaatcacttttaaaactgggctatttttgaacgaccagttgtaaatctggctatttttgagtTTCTCCCAATTTAATGTTAGGCAGCATTTCTCCTTTAATGAGCCTAAGGTAATAGGCGACCATGACTTACgtataattattaaaagaaaaaaaggaagagttTTTGACAGatattgtcccttatctttgagggtaggtctattttggtTCCTCAAATATAACCCTGGACttatttagtcccttaagtatgtTAAAGTGTAGCACCTTTAGTCTCACTATAGAATCTATCCAAGATGAATTTACAGCGGCTATATAGTGTtattttctcattgaaaactgACAAAAAATatgctccactttagcatacataagggactaaatatgctcagggTTATATTTGAGGAACCAAAATAGATCTACCCTCTTAGATAAGAGACAATATTAGCCGAAAACTCAAAAAGCGAGCTTTAACAAATGGAGTCCTCCTTTAACGTTCAGTACTAAACTCCCCATAATTTTCTACGACGTGATTACGTTTTAGTCGGGCCAATAAATTTCGTACATAGAATAATAGACGtttaaagaaataaattaaaagaaatggACATGTTTATCTTTTAAGAATTTCAAAGTATTTGTAGCCTACATATTCTACTCATGTTTCGCAGATTTCAGATGTATAATGTAATAATTTGTACTAATTCGCGGTATTCTTATGTGGAGTCATCCGGAGACAATGTGGGACGATGGTGCACAAgttgaagcaaaagggaaataaaatgaaaaattagGACAGTGTAGCGCCTAGGCTAGCGTGGGGCGCTATCGGTGGCGCAATATCGAGAAGCACCAAAATTTCCGGTGCTaaggccagcgccccacgctactcTAGGTGCTGCGTGACGGGAAATTGTCCTACTTCGTCCGAGACAAGGTTATTTTGACCCAAGACGCCCCCAATTCATATAAAAGTaagtctaaacctattttggagggggAAACACCACTTTGAGAGAAAAACACAAGTACGGAACACTCAGGAGCACGTAATGTGTTGATTCTTCCATCCTTCCTCTAGTATTCATAGCTTTTacgtttaaaaataatattttaattattttcatgaatatgagtggctaagaacctcattattctggggttatgggttGTAATTGACTATTGTAGTTTGACAGTTGATTGTTTTGTTTGGTTGatcatattaatttatttattcaatcttgcacttaattatttgattgcttagCTAACAATAGAGTATTGTCTACGAATttatagttgaactcgaaagtgggaactataGATTGAATATAAGATTgaatagagtaagttcttgaatCCAGGCATCAGATAATAGATTCACGATTAGGATAGACATTCTAGTTGCCgtatttggttatttttgcaggaAATACACACGCGTTCTTGTTAATTCTGATTCTACAGACATATAATCTTAGATTGACTTGAATAGGCGAGCGAAGCGTTGAAAGAATTTCACGAGCATAATAAACCCTGCTAATCAACAAATTAGCAAGTGAAGAAATTAACCGAAAAAAATCAATAGGAGAGACATTAATCCCATAACCCCGGAATATTCTCATCTCATTGAATTCTTTCTAAGTGTTTGTTTGCTCTACTTGCAATCTTATTTTCTTGTTTTACTTATTAGTTTCATAGTAATTTCATTAATAAAAAATCACAATCTTTTTCTTCCCACTCACTTGAGCATTAAATTTCTAAATTGTTTATATTGGATAATAGTTCATAAATCCTCGTGAGAACGATACTTTCTCATTACTTTATTGCTTGTCGTCCGCGTATCCTTACATGTGAGTTTGGACCCAACATCCGTACATAAAATAATAGATgattaaagaaataaaagaaataaaaaagagaaatcCTACGTgttggattgctcgtgtatcgaggAAACAAATCCTATctcttttaaaaatttcaaaagtatttGTAGCCTAAACATTCTCTCAACCATGTTAAATTCTCTAAATACCGACACAAATTAACTAATTCGTTATTTCCTCCAAATAATAGTTTACGTTCTTATTGAAGTAAACAATAGGCGAAATGGCTTTCTGACCACTTAAACTTGTATCGGTTTGTAAAACCGATATATGAACTTATatttttcccatttgaacacttcAACTTGACGGAATGAATACTAATAAACACTTTCTGTTGAACATATTCGCCAATCGCTCTGACATGAATGCCATGTCACATGTTTGGTCTTTATTATATGACATGTGGATTTGTGGGTCCTAtattattagaaaaaaaaataatctttaaaatttttaatttcttttttcgtTCTCTTTTTTCTCCACCATACTCAGCCTATCCAACAACTCTAAACCTTAGCCATTTTCAACCACCATCATCTTTTTCCTCCTATAAGAAAGCTTCGTCCAAACTCCAAACCTCACCAATATACAATGAGACAGGGATAGTCCCTCTCGAGAACTACTCGACTTTGATTCCAAACCCTGCCCTCCTCATATTGACGACTTCTTCTCTAAGCCCCACCGGTAAACCCTAAATTTCCCCAAAACAGCTCCAGTCTGATCTGAAAGAGCTCAGTGACAGCCAAAAGAGAACCAGATGATAATGATGCTAATGAATCGGATATCCGGTCTTACATTTCTTTTTCCAGTAAATCATCACATAACAATTTGGACTATTTTTTGATTTGTGTTTGTCATCCTTGTGCACGAGCCATTTAGTGAATagggaagaaaaagagaaaaagaaacggGGAAGGAGGGGGGGAAGTAGGATAGAAAATGAAAAACGTTTACAGGACGGGGGAGTTGCTTGGGAAGATGAGAGAGGTGGGAGGAGAGGGGAGAAGGGGAGAGAGTTAGatcttttttttccctttcttatttatattttattctatttctaatattgttttaataaaaataaaattattcacACGCTTTGACAGTGTGATTTGCACACAATTTAGCCATGTCAGTTGTGTCACTTCCACATAGGCTTGGTCAATggtcaaatgtgtttattagtATTCATTTCATCAAATTaaagtgttcaaatgggaaaaatAAGTTCATGTATCGGCTTTACAAACCGATACAAGTTTAAGTGACCAGAAAGCCATTACGCCTGAACAATAACAAGCTCCATTCTCCATTAAAAATCAAATCATTTAATTTCCACTTTAGGGTTCTTATTTCTTGGTAAACTCAAGTTATTTTAAACACACAACAAGCAATTATCAAATACATTTACCAAATTTTATGTGGTCCTCATCCCCTTAATTAAAGCTCATCCAATAGAAATAATAGTTACAAAGAGTTGTACTAAAAGCTAATTAAAACTTCTAATAGTAGAAATATATTTCTTTAAAGTAATGTGAACTAAATAGTGTTCTTGTTCTCTCTCCAAAATTAGTTAGTAAATCTACAGAGTTACAcactaaagaaagaaaaatctgtTTTTCTATTTGGACCCTTAATAAAATTTGATAATACATGCTAAGTATTTGTTTTGGGTCGCTATTATTGTGAGTTGAGTTTAAGTTATCAGTTCACCTAGCGGTGAAGGTAGGAATTTTTTCAAGggtattcaaatttgaaagaagtgaTAAAAATTTCCGataagggtgttcaatatatgttatatacctctaaaacataatattttacctatatacacagtgtaatttttcgatgAAGGGTGGTCAGTTGGCCACCCTTGTGAccatgtggcttcgccactgAGTTCACCTGCCTGTTGCGGCGGGTAACCTggcttttttttgaaattttttgcaGTCGTTGTCTTTCGGGTGCGCATTGGGTAACCTGCTCATTGTGCAATAACTCGCAAACCACATAGAAGATGTAAACCGCACTAGGCAAGTCTGGTGCAACGGCGCATTGAGTAACCTGCTCATTGTGCAATAGCTCGCAAACCACATAGGAGATGTAAACCGCACTAGGCAAGTCTGGTGCAACAAGCTCTGACCGAGGAGGTTGCTGGTGAAGGGAATTGTCCCAAGTCTTCCATGTGGGAAACCACTCACCCAATCAACTCAGTCAATCTTTATGGACGGAACTTGTCTTATTTTAAAGAATACAAATTACATATATTAAGGAGACTTACCTATCAATATTCTTTAAGTGACATTTTTATGCCGGCAGTATATATAACTTGAACTCATTCAAATATATATACTCTTTAACTCAAACGTATGTAAGTCTCACCTTCCTTTATTATTCCTTTATTTGATACTAGATCTGCCAAAACAGAATATATACTGTTATTCTGGTTAAgccattacatatattatatgACTTTGCAATTTATATTAGACCTACCTTTATTCAAATGAGATCTCATCTCTTTATAAACTAAACTTTTAGCTTTCCATATATAGAATCTAACAACCTCTCCTTAAGATGCTACTTAATCTTTATAACCGTCCAAATCAAGATTATGAAATTGGATCATGTAAATTATAGGAATTCTTAGTTAGAAAAGGCTCTTTAAATTTGCCCTTTTAAATATTAGCATATAGATATTAAGATACTTAATGATAATGACTTGGTAGGGGAAAAAGAGGAATGATAATTGGAGTATAGTCTAAACACTTGTGCTAACAAACAATTTTTTAAATTGATTaactttctttcatttatgtTACGAAAATCGAAAGATCTTTTACTTCACCATAACAGAAACTCGTTAAATTTCTCAGTCAATTAATCTAACCATGGATTCTATTATATTTATCCACCCATCATAAACAATAACTAGCGAACTTGGAGAAAAGGAATAACCTATATGGCAAGTGGAAGTTTTTGCCCCGCtcacattatatattttatttagaccggGGTATTGCAACAACTATTCTCCTTGAAGTGCACGTATCGAAAGTTGTTCGTAAGACAAGGCCCGCGTATTGTGCATCTCTGAGCTTGTGTGTGACAAGCACAATTATACATGTAATATCTTATTTATCAGTACGTAAGCTGGCAAGTTCGATATAAAATCTatagtcatatatatatatatatgctagtAATAATCTTTTATATACGTAGCACCAAACCTTTGAAGTCAACCATATATATGAGCTAAGGAAAGAGCAAACCATCTTAATTATCACTACATATATATGTTCCAGCTCAAAACTGTTAGTATTTGCAGCACTATATAATTATAAAACAAATAAATTACTAACTACTTGAGGCCAACCGTCCACTTTCATACTATATAATTCTGAATATTTTTTCAGTCAAAATTCCTCACCAAACATGCCTTTATTCCCCTTCCCTTATCTACACAGTCCGTGGCATCACAGTCcaaatcaaatatatatacacataccaTAAATCAAAATTCCATATACTCCTTTCTCTATGATCTCTCTCACtcctatcctttctttctaaagCATTCGGTATTCGAAACTCACTGATATTTTTCATGGCATCCACATTAATGCTTAAATTGCCAGATCCAAATATGAAATTTTCTACATTTTCAGGTGAGTttccaacaaaaccatcatcttCATTATCATCAATATCATTAAAATTGATACCAATTATGGCTTCTACTTCTGTTCGAGAACCACTTGTAATATCaagaaaaaatattattactacCAATAACATTTGTCGTAGTATTATGACTACAACATTTATTCATAGTAACATTAGTAGTAATACTACTACTAATACATTGGCTTCCATGTGGAGAGAAATCCAAGGGTCAAAAAATTGGCAAAATTTAGTGAATCCATTGGATAATCTTTTACAAAATGAGATTATTAGGTATGGAGAGTTTGTGGCTGCATGTTACAATGCTTTTGATCTTGATCCAAATTCAAAAAGATACTTGAATTGCAAGTATGGAAAAAATAGTATGTTGAATGAAGTTGGCTTGGGAAACTCAGGATATAATGTAACAAAATACATTTATGCTACTACAGATATCAATGTTTTATCAATTGGTCAAAAATGCTCTAGTGGAAGATGGATTGGTTATGTCGCAGTTTCAAATAATGAAGAATCTAAGAGACTGGGCAGGAGAGATGTGCTCATCACGTTCCGAGGAACGGTCACTAATCCTGAATGGATAGCGAATTTGATGAGCACATTAACTCCTGCCCATCTTGATCCGAATAATCTCAGGCCTGAAATTAAGGTTGAAGCTGGATTTTTGAGTTTGTACACCTCGAACGAGGATGAAAAGTTCGGTCTTGGAAGTTGTCGCGAACAATTGCTTTCTGAGATAAGGAGAGTAATAAATATGTATAAAGGCGAGGAAATGAGCATAACAATTGCAGGACATAGTATGGGAAGTGCATTAGCCCTTTTATTAGCTTATGACATTGCGGAGTTGGGATTGAACACAACAACTGCCCCTGAATCCCAAGTAAGTCATCAGAATCGACTATATGAATCATCACCATCAGTATCAGAAAATAACATCATACCGGTCACGGTTTTTTCCTTTGGAGGTCCTAGGGTTGGAAATCTTGGCTTCAAAGAGAGATGTGAAGAGTTAGGTATAAAAGTATTGAGAATAGTGAATGTAAATGATCCCATCACAAAACTTCCTGGGGTTTTTTTGAATGAGAATTTTAGGGTTTTATTGGGTGGGAAGTATGAGGTTCCTTGGAGTTGTTCATGTTATGCTCATGTTGGAGTTGAAATCTTGTTAGATTTCTTCAACATGCAAAACCCTACTTGTGTACATGACTTGGGAACTTATCTCAATTTGCTCAAAATTCCTAAGagtaatttgcaagttcaaagaGAAGAAGGCATTGATTTCTTGAATAGAGCAAAGGAGTTTTTCCTTTGGGGGCTCAATATTTCAATGCTTTATAATGGAGAAATAATGTTGCCATCCATTTGGTGAAGTTAGTTGGAACTAGCATAAAGGATATAAGCAGCTTTAATTAACATGGTAAATATATACTTTTGGAAATATCATAGGTTGTAGTTTGCAAATATATGAGTATATTTTTGTACAATTGTAACTAGGGACTATTGCGAGGAAGGATGACTTTTATGTTGTCCTTTATTTTGCATTTGATGGTATTATATCCGTAAGAAAAGGTCTGGGGTACCGACTCTATGAGGTCAGAATCGAATCTTTTTATGAACAAGGGCGTGAAGCAAATACTTCTAATTGCTTCGCATACATCTTATTATATTGGCTATGTTTGTTTTCGTGACGAATTAAAATGAACAAAGAGCGGGATGAGTGTATCATTTTCAGATTGATTAATAGATAGCCTAATCTACTCTGCAGGAGCCAATTACTCTGTAATGATGCATATTATGTTATAAcatatttcatcaccttatttctaccccaaaaaaaaaaaaagattttcaagGATGTGTGTATATTTCATCGCTTTAATAATTTGGATATATTTAATTAGATATGTTAATACAAACAATATTTTGATTAAAGTTACTAGGTTCGACTGAACTGGTAGCCGTAATCAAATCTACTAAGCTTCATCCAACAGAAGTACTATTATtttgggatctttacacaaatagccagaGTCATATttactgtttactttttctagataTACACATAGATTAAATATTGATTATACACAATTGtgcatatataatatataaattatgcatatattatttctctaccggctatttttagtttaagcgattGAGTGAACAACTATTTGGATCAATTCTTCTAATATTTTCTACCAAATCCAATTTCTACATACACTGTTGCAGCAATTTGTACAGAAGTTTGAAATTAAAGATTCTAATTTGGACAGAATCATAGAGTCaaactatataaaatatattgcGTCAAAGCCTGCtgtcttctccttttttttttttttttccttttcttatattAATTCCCGACTCTACTAATAAAAAAGAGTATAAATAATTAATGATATGAAATGGTGATATTAAACGATGAAAATCACTATGATGAAAATCAACGAATGAAATTCTACAGCCAAATGGCCATgcaaagttattaaaaaaatgGAAGACGTGTTATTCTCCACTCATGCAGTGTTGAGAGTCAAAGTCAAAATCTGCACACGTACCCACACACAGTGTTGACTCAAAGACGTAACATTCCcttcatatttttcatataaaTGTATTGTTACTAATTTCGCCTGTGCAAGGTTGTCCTATTACCGGACCAAGTTCGAATAAATTAAAGGACGAGGATTGTGATAAGCTGACAGCCAGTATAAGATTTACCAATTcatttgtttacccttaaaattagataacaattaaacttagaAGTGATTTCACTTTGCATAAACTGAGAAATATGAGAATTAATgttagaaattaactgtaaaataaAGCGAACCAATATAATGAGCGATTATGGCCCTCGAGCTAGACTGCCCTCGAACCAGCTGAGTATACTAATGGAAAGTATGAACTAAACAACACAGTTTAAGAGAGAAAATGTAGTGTACTGCTTTGTTATGCGTGAATGTGATCATTACAAAATGATTAGaacctcctttatatagtagatgaattctatttatggtacaattctaaatacagaagCAAATCCCATGATAGGTTAAATAACCGGTCTTGATTTGATATGTGCCGAGATTTCCGCCACGATCCTTGCCCGATCATGGATATCTCGGCTTTCTGTTATCCGATTTAGCTGGCTCCCTTCGACCTCACTCGATCTCTATCCCGCTTCGGTAATCGATCACGGctggtctcgatcttgatcggtcatTAATTCATGAGCTTAGCAATCCATCCTTGTGCCATGGTCTGTCATAAATCAAAATCGATCCTGACTTATCGTGATCCATCCTCGATCAGTCTCTCAAAAAGGGCaggcccgattttgaccgtatacagatagtcccctcattttttggagattAATGACAAGAAACGACTTGATCTTTCCCAAGCCCATCTCAATGGGCCATGACGTAAACGACGAGCCCGACCATGCCGTCAGCGACAAGTGGGAACTGAACTGTCCCTTTGGTTCGGATGTTGAGGCATTAAATGTCTGTCAGTTGTTGTCGGACACTACCGGTTCTGAACCGTCATCTTCAACCTATAAATGTATCTGCCTTCTTTTGCATTACTTTCAATCTCTTTCATTCTAATCTTCATATTTCTTTGCCTTCTTCAGAACCTCCTATCTTCAGGTTTTTGagtttctttgtttgtttttcccAAAATACCAAATATCCCAATCTCTGTTCTCTCTTGCTTACAAAAATAAAATGTCCAAAACATCTAAAACTGTTCTACATAAAGAAAACACTTCCTCGTCTCGCCCGGTCGGCGAACAACAAGTGGCAGAGCCACGCCCTGAAGAATTCGTTCCTGGAGGGTGCTTCCTTGACTccgacttcaaggttgaaaagaCCCCCTCAGTTTTGGGTCGATGCGAGCCAATGTTGAGGTATATATGCACGATCACTAACGACTTTCTCGACCAAGTTAAAGAGGACTGCAACTGGGTTGACAAGCACGTGGTGATACCCTCGCCTGAGGAGTCAATTACTACCCATGTAGAGGGGTTtctaagtatttacacttatcctttcacattGGGTCCTTTGGACCCGGTCATTGTAGACTTCTGCAAGAAGTACAAAGTGACCTCGGTCAAATTCACCCCTTCTTCTGGAGGATAGTAATATTGCTCCGCTTCTTTTTGAGCCAAGTCGATGGGCTTCCctttaccctcgaccacctcatatGCTTATATAGCCCCCGACTTTATCGAGAGGGACTAATAAAGCTGAATGTTGGGCCTCCAATGCAGCTTTttcgagcatagatgaggacaaggatcgGGGCTGGATGGGCCGATTTATccgagtgaagacctcggacttgatcccagctgagagtatgccatttccagagaaatggaatatgagatGTAAGTATAACTCCATCTTTAATTTCTGCTTATTGTCTTtattttttcattctttcttaTCGGCGTTTTATTTGGTGCAGTCGTTACCTGGATGCCGGGTGCGATTGCTCAACTTGAGAACTGGGTTAGAAGCCTAGTGTCGAAGTCGACACACGTGAGCGCGCATGGCGTGATTTGGCGAAGGGTCGATGGAAGGCCCAAAACCACGGTAAATTTTTGTATGACTCGACAATTTTGATCATTGTTCGAATTTTTTCTCAATCTTACTCGTCTTTCTTTTAAAGGTATGGGGAAGGACGTTCAGATGAGGCCCCCATCTGGCGATGAAGAAAACCTTCCCGAACCATCCGCTCCGAAACAGAAGAAAGAGCGGAAAATGAGAGAGGCTTCGAGCTCCACGAAGTTGGATAAGCAGAAGCCCAAAAAGAGGCGAACCCGTAAGGGAAATGTCATCCCTCTAACAATGGACTCAATCCGTCGGCTACTAGATGAGCTCGaagaggtgaagaagaagaaaatgaagatgattcCAGGCTGGTGTCTCGTGCACGCGGAGCCGGTGGGAGTCGATATTGCTCAGCCTAGGCTCGATGGGGTCGAGGAGGAGACTTCGGCCGAAGTCCCCGAGCCAAAAGGAACCAAAGATATTTTACCTCGGGGCAAAGAGACCATCGAAGAGGTGGTGGGCGTTGAGGTAGAAATTGGGCTCAAGGCTCCCCAAGATGGAGGCAGTGCCTCAATGGACCCACTTGGGGAAATAGAGATCGGGGATTAACCCTTGTTTCCTTCAAATTCCGATTTGTTGATACGCGATGTTCAGGCCGCGGAGAGGATGATCTCTTTCGTGGTTTATTTGTTGGGGTAGAAGATGTCACCGGTTTGAGTGACTTGGAGGTTCCGAAGAAGAGCTCGGGTGAGGCTTCTTCGAGTTTTAAACTGACCAATCAGTTTCTGGCCCCTAGTGCCAATCCCGAGTGTAAGCGAACAATCGTTATCACGATCttggaggatgcccgggttcttgCTGCCCCCGTAGGTGTGGCTAGCTACCTCCGGTGTTTGGTCACCGAAGAAGATCGAGACCAGATGGACGAGGTGGGAGCGCCTTGTCTTTTCAACGAATCCCAATGATTACGCCCAACTaagccttataaaaaggacaaagcaGTCGCTGCAT contains:
- the LOC107805319 gene encoding galactolipase DONGLE, chloroplastic-like, with product MASTLMLKLPDPNMKFSTFSGEFPTKPSSSLSSISLKLIPIMASTSVREPLVISRKNIITTNNICRSIMTTTFIHSNISSNTTTNTLASMWREIQGSKNWQNLVNPLDNLLQNEIIRYGEFVAACYNAFDLDPNSKRYLNCKYGKNSMLNEVGLGNSGYNVTKYIYATTDINVLSIGQKCSSGRWIGYVAVSNNEESKRLGRRDVLITFRGTVTNPEWIANLMSTLTPAHLDPNNLRPEIKVEAGFLSLYTSNEDEKFGLGSCREQLLSEIRRVINMYKGEEMSITIAGHSMGSALALLLAYDIAELGLNTTTAPESQVSHQNRLYESSPSVSENNIIPVTVFSFGGPRVGNLGFKERCEELGIKVLRIVNVNDPITKLPGVFLNENFRVLLGGKYEVPWSCSCYAHVGVEILLDFFNMQNPTCVHDLGTYLNLLKIPKSNLQVQREEGIDFLNRAKEFFLWGLNISMLYNGEIMLPSIW